In Salmo salar chromosome ssa03, Ssal_v3.1, whole genome shotgun sequence, a single genomic region encodes these proteins:
- the LOC123741777 gene encoding stonustoxin subunit beta-like, producing MLTVCVCVCERERERERERERERERERERTSVYIYCLFSCSPYSVKPDGVLTIKPWLRKYVCDLTLDPNTVNRLLFLSEENRKVTCRREEQPYPDHPERFEDCEQVLCREGLTGRCYWEVEWSGRGAYIGVTYKGISRRGGVNDCCLGYNDKSWSLDCSDNSYTVWHNNNPTTIDVPSSSSHRVGVYLDWPAGTLSFYRASSDTLTHLYTFTSTFTEPLYPGFRLWYDTSVSLCQTQHDVSL from the exons gtgtgtgtgtgtgagagagagagagagagagagagagagagagagagagagagagagagagagagagagagaaccagtgtGTACATTTACTGTCTGTTCTCCTGCTCCCCTTACAGTGTGAAACCTGATGGAGTGTTAACAATCAAACCAtggcttagaaaat atgtctgtgatctcacactggacccaaacacagtaaacagactcctctttctgtctgaggagaacagaaaggtgacatgtaggagagaggagcagccgtatcctgatcacccagagagatttgaggactgtgaacaggtgctgtgtagagagggtctgactgggcgctgttactgggaggtagagtggagtgggagaggggcttacataggagtgacatataaaggaatcagcaggagaggaggggttaatgactgttgtcttggatacaatgacaagtcctggagtctggactgctctgacaacagttacACGGTTTGGCACAATAATaatcccactaccatagacgtcccctcctccagctcccacagagtaggagtgtatctggactggccagccggcactctgtccttctatagagcctcctctgacacactgacccatctatacacattcacctccacattcactgagcccctctacccAGGGTTTAGGCTTTGGTATGACACCTCAGTGTCTCTGTGTCAAACACAACATGATGTTTCACTCTAa